CGCGCGAGCCCGCCGCCAGGTCCGCGAGAGCCGCCTCCGCGGCCGCGAGGTTCCCGCGCGCCTGCGCCACCTGGGCTTCCAGCTCCGAGGCCTCGAGCACCGCGAGCTCCTGCCCCGCGCGGACGACCTCGCCCTCGCGCGGGACGACCGACACCAGCCGGCCCGAGATGCGCGCGGCGACGTCGACCTCGGTCGCCTCGACCGTGCCGTTGCCCGAGATCGTCCCCGGCGCCTCCTCGTCGCCTCGGCGCGTCTCGTACCAGACGCCGGCGGCGACGAGCGCCACGAGGGCGGCCGCCGGGACCACGAGCTTCATCTTCTGCCGGTTCATCGCCGCCCTCCCGCGTCCACCTGTCCCGCAGCCCCCGCCGGCCGTCCTGCCTCCCCGCCCCCCGACGGCTCGGTCCTCGTTGCGCCCACGGCGAGCGCCAGCTCCGCGGCGGCGACCCCCTGCTCGGCGGCCGCGCGCGTCGCGCCGTAGCGCGCCCGCGCGAGGCTCGCCTGCGCGTCGGCGACTTCGGTCGCCGTGCCGGCACCGCCGGCGAAGCGCACGTCGGCGAGGCGCAGCAGCTCCTCGGCCTGCGCGACCCGGCGCTCGGCCACCTGCACCTGAGCGTCCGCCGAAGCCGCGCGCGCGTACGCCTGCCGGACCTCGGACTCCACGGCGCGCAGCTGCGCATCCAGCGCCGCCTCCGCCTGCACGAGCGCGGCGGCGGCCTCACCGCGCTTCGCGGCCGCCCGCCCGCCGTCGAGCACCGGGAGGCTCACCGCGGCGCCGACCGACCAGCGCGAGAAGAGCGTCCGCGACTCGGGCTCCGCGTAGAGGTAGTCCGCGGCGACCGCGAGGGTCGGCATCCGCTCGGCACGCGCGGCCCGCACGCCCGCGGCGGCGGCCGCGACCTGGCGTCGCAGCGCCTCGAGATCCGGCCGCAGGCGCCGCCCCTCGTCGAGGAGCAGCCCGAGGTCCGG
This bacterium DNA region includes the following protein-coding sequences:
- a CDS encoding TolC family protein, coding for NNAALAAAGAREDAAWAARDRAGSERWPQLRLDSRVSHVSEVPEIQLPLPGLGPMTLAEPDTWVTTATLQQTVFTGGRLRAQVRQAGEGAEGARAARQRARQSVAFAAERAFLGLLAAQEESGVAAKTLAAAESHLRVANERLAARAAARFDVLRAEVQVEEARQDAIRADGALLSARALLLQALGLETGEFDAVAPARPPAGGARPDLGLLLDEGRRLRPDLEALRRQVAAAAAGVRAARAERMPTLAVAADYLYAEPESRTLFSRWSVGAAVSLPVLDGGRAAAKRGEAAAALVQAEAALDAQLRAVESEVRQAYARAASADAQVQVAERRVAQAEELLRLADVRFAGGAGTATEVADAQASLARARYGATRAAAEQGVAAAELALAVGATRTEPSGGGEAGRPAGAAGQVDAGGRR
- a CDS encoding biotin/lipoyl-binding protein, with amino-acid sequence MNRQKMKLVVPAAALVALVAAGVWYETRRGDEEAPGTISGNGTVEATEVDVAARISGRLVSVVPREGEVVRAGQELAVLEASELEAQVAQARGNLAAAEAALADLAAGSRAEEIRRFKAQAQAAKDALAQAQARLDLLRAGTRAEQLEQARAAVRQAEAAFADADREAGRVGTLAEQGAVPGRDA